The Acinonyx jubatus isolate Ajub_Pintada_27869175 chromosome D1, VMU_Ajub_asm_v1.0, whole genome shotgun sequence genome includes a window with the following:
- the TRIM6 gene encoding tripartite motif-containing protein 6 isoform X2 → MTSAVLVDIQEEVTCPICLELLTEPLSIDCGHSFCQACITGNSTEWVIGQEGESSCPVCQTGYQPGDLRPNRHLANIAERLREVVLGPGMQLKASLCAHHGEKLQLFCKEDGKLICWLCERSQEHRGHHTVLMEEVAHEYQEKFQESLRKLKQEQQEAERLKAVIIRKRTSWKNQMEPERHRIQTQFNKLRSILDKEEQRQLKKLEEEERKGLSILEEAEDELDQQSQSLRELISDLELRCQGSAMELLQDVSDVMKSEFWTLKKPEALPTKLKSMFRVPDLKRMLRVFRELTDVQSYWVDVTLNPHTANLNLVMSKNRRQVRFVGATLPGSYLEEHYDCGILGSQHFSSGKHYWEVDVAKKTDWILGVCSNSAEPTYCFNQFTNNRNVYSRYQPQSGYWVIGLHHKHEYRAYEESSTSLLLSMMVPPRRVGIFLDYEAGTVSFYNVTNHGFPIYTFSKYYFPSTLSPYFNPCNCVVPMTLRRPSS, encoded by the exons ATGACCTCAGCAGTCCTGGTGGACATACAAGAGGAGGTGACCTGCCCCATCTGCCTGGAGCTCCTGACAGAACCCCTGAGCATAGACTGTGGCCACAGCTTCTGCCAGGCCTGCATCACAGGGAACAGCACAGAATGGGTGATAGGCCAAGAAGGGGAAAGCAGCTGTCCTGTGTGCCAGACCGGCTACCAGCCCGGGGACCTGCGGCCGAATCGGCACCTGGCCAACATCGcagagagactcagagaggtggTGTTGGGCCCCGGGATGCAGCTGAAGGCGAGTCTGTGTGCACACCATGGAGAGAAACTCCAGCTCTTCTGCAAGGAAGATGGGAAGCTCATCTGCTGGCTTTGTGAGCGGTCTCAGGAGCACCGTGGTCACCACACAGTCCTCATGGAGGAGGTTGCCCATGAGTACCAG GAGAAGTTCCAGGAGTCTCTGAGGAAGCTGAAGCAAGAGCAGCAGGAAGCCGAGAGACTAAAAGCTGTTATCATAAGGAAGAGGACATCCTGGAAG AATCAGATGGAACctgagagacacaggatccagaCACAGTTTAATAAGTTGAGAAGCATCCTGGACAAAGAAGAGCAGCGACAGTTGAAaaagctggaggaggaagagaggaaggggctgagTATTTTAGAAGAGGCTGAGGATGAGCTGGACCAGCAGAGCCAGTCACTGAGGGAGCTCATCTCAGACCTGGAGCTTCGGTGTCAGGGGTCGGCAATGGAGCTGCTGCAG gATGTGAGTGATGTCATGAAAAG TGAGTTCTGGACCCTAAAGAAGCCAGAAGCTCTGCCCACCAAGCTGAAGAGTATGTTTCGAGTCCCAGATCTGAAAAGGATGCTGCGAGTGTTTAGAG AACTGACGGATGTCCAGAGCTACTGGG TGGACGTGACTCTGAATCCACACACGGCTAACTTAAATCTTGTCATGTCTAAAAACCGGAGACAAGTGAGATTTGTGGGTGCCACGCTGCCTGGGTCTTACCTGGAAGAGCATTATGACTGTGGTATCCTGGGCTCCCAACATTTCTCCTCTGGGAAACACTACTGGGAGGTAGATGTGGCCAAGAAGACTGACTGGATCCTGGGGGTGTGCAGTAATTCAGCGGAACCCACGTACTGTTTCAACCAGTTTACGAATAATCGAAATGTTTACTCCAGATATCAACCTCAAAGTGGATACTGGGTGATTGGGCTACATCATAAACATGAATATAGAGCCTATGAGGAATCTTCCACTTCCCTGCTCCTCTCTATGATGGTGCCCCCTCGCCGGGTTGGGATTTTCTTAGACTATGAGGCTGGCACTGTCTCCTTTTATAATGTCACAAACCATGGCTTTCCCATCTACACCTTCTCTAAATATTACTTTCCTAGCACCCTTTCTCCATATTTTAATCCCTGCAACTGTGTGGTCCCGATGACCCTGCGTCGCCCAAGCTCTTGA
- the LOC106977775 gene encoding LOW QUALITY PROTEIN: olfactory receptor 52B4-like (The sequence of the model RefSeq protein was modified relative to this genomic sequence to represent the inferred CDS: substituted 1 base at 1 genomic stop codon) translates to MTTINHTAVSHTIFHLLGIPGLEAQHVXISIPFFVSYVIALLGNSLLICIILTKRSLHEPMYLFLCMLAGADVVLSTCTVPQALAIFWFRAGEISLDRCITQFFIIHCTFMSESGILLVMAFDHYIAICYPLRYTTILTRALIGKIGVTIILRSFCTLFPIVFLLKRLTFCQNNIVPHTFCEHIGLAKYACNDIRVNIWYGFSILILTVVLDVVLIFVSYVLILRAVFHIPSRDARHKALNTCGSHVCIIVLFYSPAIFTTLTQRFGRHIPPHTHILLANICMLAPPMLNPIIYGIKTKQIREQVVHMFTKQKSLCCSSPIKLLLRLVRSCYMQAQRLFPVQSVNADHARPDFASPLKSGVKTSPLGPQAVGLPPASVARFYPVSFEVQSQESPGASLKSVHFLPVVH, encoded by the exons ATGACAACCATAAACCACACTGCTGTTAGCCATACAATCTTCCACTTGCTGGGCATCCCCGGGCTAGAGGCCCAGCATGTGTAGATTTCCATCCCCTTCTTCGTTTCCTATGTCATCGCCCTGCTTGGGAACAGCCTGCTCATCTGCATTATCCTCACAAAGCGCAGCCTCCACGAACCCATGTACCTCTTCCTCTGCATGCTGGCCGGAGCAGATGTTGTCCTCTCCACGTGCACAGTACCTCAGGCCTTGGCCATCTTCTGGTTCCGTGCTGGGGAGATCTCCCTGGATCGCTGCATAACTCAGTTCTTCATCATCCACTGCACTTTCATGTCTGAGTCGGGGATCTTGCTGGTGATGGCGTTTGACCACTACATTGCCATATGCTACCCACTGAGATACACCACTATTCTTACACGTGCACTGATTGGAAAAATTGGCGTGACTATAATTCTGAGAAGTTTCTGTACACTTTTCCCCAtagtatttcttttgaaaagattgACTTTCTGCCAAAATAATATTGTTCCACACACCTTTTGTGAACACATTGGCTTGGCCAAATATGCTTGTAATGACATTCGTGTGAACATCTGGTATGGATTTTCCATCCTAATATTAACAGTGGTTTTAGATGTGGTGCTAATTTTTGTTTCCTATGTGCTGATTCTCCGTGCTGTCTTCCACATCCCTTCCCGAGATGCTCGCCACAAAGCTCTTAACACATGTGGCTCCCATGTCTGCATCATTGTCCTCTTTTACAGCCCCGCGATCTTCACAACCCTTACTCAGCGGTTTGGACGCCACATTCCTCCTCATACCCACATCTTGTTGGCCAACATCTGCATGCTTGCCCCACCTATGCTGAATCCCATCATTTATGGGATTAAGACCAAGCAAATCAGAGAGCAGGTGGTTCACATGTTTACAAAGCAGAAATCACTTTG CTGTTCTTCCCCCATTAAATTACTTCT CCGGCTGGTCAGGAGCTGCTACATGCAGGCCCAGCGCCTGTTCCCTGTTCAGTCAGTAAATGCTGACCACGCCCGCCCTGACTTTGCTTCGCCACTAAAATCAGGAGTCAAGACTTCTCCGCTGGGGCCTCAAG CTGTTGGCCTGCCACCTGCCTCTGTGGCCCGCTTTTATCCCGTGTCCTTTGAAGTTCAGTCTCAGGAGTCTCCTGGCGCTTCCCTGAAGAGCGTACACTTCCTTCCAGTAGTCCACTGA
- the TRIM6 gene encoding tripartite motif-containing protein 6 isoform X1, protein MTSAVLVDIQEEVTCPICLELLTEPLSIDCGHSFCQACITGNSTEWVIGQEGESSCPVCQTGYQPGDLRPNRHLANIAERLREVVLGPGMQLKASLCAHHGEKLQLFCKEDGKLICWLCERSQEHRGHHTVLMEEVAHEYQEKFQESLRKLKQEQQEAERLKAVIIRKRTSWKNQMEPERHRIQTQFNKLRSILDKEEQRQLKKLEEEERKGLSILEEAEDELDQQSQSLRELISDLELRCQGSAMELLQDVSDVMKRSEFWTLKKPEALPTKLKSMFRVPDLKRMLRVFRELTDVQSYWVDVTLNPHTANLNLVMSKNRRQVRFVGATLPGSYLEEHYDCGILGSQHFSSGKHYWEVDVAKKTDWILGVCSNSAEPTYCFNQFTNNRNVYSRYQPQSGYWVIGLHHKHEYRAYEESSTSLLLSMMVPPRRVGIFLDYEAGTVSFYNVTNHGFPIYTFSKYYFPSTLSPYFNPCNCVVPMTLRRPSS, encoded by the exons ATGACCTCAGCAGTCCTGGTGGACATACAAGAGGAGGTGACCTGCCCCATCTGCCTGGAGCTCCTGACAGAACCCCTGAGCATAGACTGTGGCCACAGCTTCTGCCAGGCCTGCATCACAGGGAACAGCACAGAATGGGTGATAGGCCAAGAAGGGGAAAGCAGCTGTCCTGTGTGCCAGACCGGCTACCAGCCCGGGGACCTGCGGCCGAATCGGCACCTGGCCAACATCGcagagagactcagagaggtggTGTTGGGCCCCGGGATGCAGCTGAAGGCGAGTCTGTGTGCACACCATGGAGAGAAACTCCAGCTCTTCTGCAAGGAAGATGGGAAGCTCATCTGCTGGCTTTGTGAGCGGTCTCAGGAGCACCGTGGTCACCACACAGTCCTCATGGAGGAGGTTGCCCATGAGTACCAG GAGAAGTTCCAGGAGTCTCTGAGGAAGCTGAAGCAAGAGCAGCAGGAAGCCGAGAGACTAAAAGCTGTTATCATAAGGAAGAGGACATCCTGGAAG AATCAGATGGAACctgagagacacaggatccagaCACAGTTTAATAAGTTGAGAAGCATCCTGGACAAAGAAGAGCAGCGACAGTTGAAaaagctggaggaggaagagaggaaggggctgagTATTTTAGAAGAGGCTGAGGATGAGCTGGACCAGCAGAGCCAGTCACTGAGGGAGCTCATCTCAGACCTGGAGCTTCGGTGTCAGGGGTCGGCAATGGAGCTGCTGCAG gATGTGAGTGATGTCATGAAAAG AAGTGAGTTCTGGACCCTAAAGAAGCCAGAAGCTCTGCCCACCAAGCTGAAGAGTATGTTTCGAGTCCCAGATCTGAAAAGGATGCTGCGAGTGTTTAGAG AACTGACGGATGTCCAGAGCTACTGGG TGGACGTGACTCTGAATCCACACACGGCTAACTTAAATCTTGTCATGTCTAAAAACCGGAGACAAGTGAGATTTGTGGGTGCCACGCTGCCTGGGTCTTACCTGGAAGAGCATTATGACTGTGGTATCCTGGGCTCCCAACATTTCTCCTCTGGGAAACACTACTGGGAGGTAGATGTGGCCAAGAAGACTGACTGGATCCTGGGGGTGTGCAGTAATTCAGCGGAACCCACGTACTGTTTCAACCAGTTTACGAATAATCGAAATGTTTACTCCAGATATCAACCTCAAAGTGGATACTGGGTGATTGGGCTACATCATAAACATGAATATAGAGCCTATGAGGAATCTTCCACTTCCCTGCTCCTCTCTATGATGGTGCCCCCTCGCCGGGTTGGGATTTTCTTAGACTATGAGGCTGGCACTGTCTCCTTTTATAATGTCACAAACCATGGCTTTCCCATCTACACCTTCTCTAAATATTACTTTCCTAGCACCCTTTCTCCATATTTTAATCCCTGCAACTGTGTGGTCCCGATGACCCTGCGTCGCCCAAGCTCTTGA